Sequence from the Dehalococcoidales bacterium genome:
ATAGTAATTATAGACTGTATTACCCTCCTGGTCAGCAATTGCTTTGGCCAGTACGCTGACGCGAACGAAGAGCGTATTGATGTCGCTCTTGTTGAACAGGAGGTGACCAGGGAGATCGGTGAACTGGTAGAGTGTATCAGCCGTTTGGAAGCCGGATTTGTCATCGTCACCAATGAGGTTGGAGCGGGACTGGTGCCGCCGAACCAGATGGGACGTTTGTATCGTGATTTGCTTGGCAAAGCCAACCAGCTTCTGGCACAGCAGGTTGATGAAGTTTACCTGATGGTCGCCGGACTGCCGTTGCGGGTCAAGCCGTCTCAATATCCCGGGAAATAACCGGTCTCACTTGCGCCATGAGCCAACATGGCATTATAATAGGGACGCCGTATAGGTGTCCCGAAGGGCGACGTAGCCAAGTGGTTAAGGCGGCGGTCTGCAAAACCGCTATTCACCGGTTCGAATCCGGTCGTCGCCTCCAGCTATTTTAAAACCCCAAAAACTGCAGAACTCAATCTTCCAGTTGCGTGGTCTTACCACCGGGCTTCATGACGAAGATATGGGAAAACTCGGAGTCCGCGGTAGCTCCGTGCCAGTGCTTCTCGCCGGCGGCAAAAAGGATAACATCGCCCGTCGTCACTACCTTCTCCTCCTTTTCTGTAGCTACGATGCCTTTCCCGGCAGTGACGATGAGCACCTGATCGTGGTCATGAGCGTGAAACTTGTTTCTCACTCCCCTGCCGAAGTTAACGACGTTCACGTTATAGTCTTTACTGTCGGGGAGCAAAATCTGCCGGGTCAGGTCCTCCCCGGTGAACAGCGGGTTATTGACTACCGGGTTTCTGGGTATCTCCGCGATATTGACTATTTTCATGGCACCCTCCTTGAAATTCGTTCGT
This genomic interval carries:
- the cobU gene encoding bifunctional adenosylcobinamide kinase/adenosylcobinamide-phosphate guanylyltransferase, translated to MKNILITGGVRSGKSHFAQELARDSGELVLFVATAAAGDDEMRQRIEEHRRSRPAAWRTLEVTTHVGDRIPQRIGRAKIVIIDCITLLVSNCFGQYADANEERIDVALVEQEVTREIGELVECISRLEAGFVIVTNEVGAGLVPPNQMGRLYRDLLGKANQLLAQQVDEVYLMVAGLPLRVKPSQYPGK
- a CDS encoding cupin domain-containing protein, which gives rise to MKIVNIAEIPRNPVVNNPLFTGEDLTRQILLPDSKDYNVNVVNFGRGVRNKFHAHDHDQVLIVTAGKGIVATEKEEKVVTTGDVILFAAGEKHWHGATADSEFSHIFVMKPGGKTTQLED